Proteins encoded in a region of the Rutidosis leptorrhynchoides isolate AG116_Rl617_1_P2 chromosome 9, CSIRO_AGI_Rlap_v1, whole genome shotgun sequence genome:
- the LOC139868923 gene encoding uncharacterized protein, which produces MVAHFRRSVSFSNTPSPPPPPLSSSTMKAVGKRLHFRSTSLPTRSHPILYQLKFHLNQLKSQWAYDIVPESINSDKISDALVRIRTILESLDDLLDLAPSRDSLRRYQDWVEKVLEDFLVMVDVYGTFQMQISTLKQCNIAAQLAYRRRDGLKTVVCIKGLKKSGREIFKLMPFLQTIQENNRNDLTRSDPNSDLDIVGVIKDVIEVIIMISEAVFGGIYGSFEVRKSSWMMGLKKSKRVKGIKELENGILSLKICKDEVLNKNTMHEMEECIDGIESGSEKVFRSLINTRVSLLNVLTQ; this is translated from the coding sequence ATGGTAGCACATTTCCGGCGATCCGTGTCCTTTTCGAACACCCCATCGCCACCCCCACCACCGTTGTCATCATCCACCATGAAAGCCGTTGGAAAAAGGCTCCACTTTAGATCCACTAGTCTTCCCACAAGATCCCACCCTATACTCTATCAGCTTAAATTTCACCTAAATCAACTTAAATCTCAATGGGCATATGACATTGTACCAGAATCAATTAATTCCGATAAAATCTCAGATGCCCTGGTCCGTATTAGGACCATTTTGGAGTCTCTTGATGACCTGCTTGATTTAGCACCGTCAAGAGACTCTCTAAGACGTTACCAAGATTGGGTGGAAAAAGTTCTAGAAGATTTTCTAGTGATGGTTGATGTTTATGGAACCTTCCAAATGCAAATCTCAACGTTAAAACAATGCAATATTGCGGCACAACTTGCTTATAGGAGAAGAGATGGGTTAAAGACCGTTGTTTGTATTAAGGGTTTGAAAAAATCGGGTAGGGAAATATTTAAGCTCATGCCGTTTCTCCAAACGATCCAGGAGAACAATAGGAATGATCTAACTCGTTCTGATCCTAATTCGGATCTTGATATAGTTGGAGTGATAAAAGATGTAATTGAAGTGATTATTATGATATCAGAAGCGGTTTTTGGTGGGATATATGGGTCGTTCGAGGTCCGAAAAAGTTCATGGATGATGGGATTAAAGAAATCAAAGAGGGTAAAAGGGATTAAAGAACTTGAAAATGGGATTTTGAGTTTGAAAATTTGTAAAGATGAAGTTTTGAACAAGAATACAATGCATGAAATGGAAGAATGTATTGACGGAATTGAGAGTGGGAGTGAAAAGGTGtttaggagtttgataaacacTAGGGTTTCATTACTAAACGTACTTACACAATAG